The sequence AAAAGTCGAGGTCGAGCGCGCCTCGCATTACGAAAATCTCAAGCTCCCTGCCGACCTGGATTACCTGCAGGTGTCGGCGCTCAGTTTTGAAGCGCGCCAAATGCTGTCCAAGCACCGGCCCGAAACGCTGGGGCTGGCATCGCGCATCCAGGGCATCACGCCGGCCACCATTTCTCTGCTGCTGGTGCATCTGAAAAAGAACCTGTGGAAAAACACGACTCCCTTGAAATCCGCCGAGGCAGAAGCTTGATGGCGGCCACTGAACAGAACTTGCGTTCCACCCTGAAGGTCGGACTTGAAGCGCTGCAACTGCAATTGAGCGAACAGCAGATCAACCAGTTGCTGGCGTACCAGGCCATGATTGCCAAATGGACGCAGGTCTATAACCTGACCTCGGTCCGCGACCCGGCTGAAATGATGACGCATCACCTGCTCGATAGTTTGGCGGCCGTTCCGGCTTTGCAGCGCTATTTGCACCGTTCCGGGCTGGAGCAGGGCAGTCGCCTGCTCGATGTCGGCTCGGGCGCTGGCCTGCCGGGCGTGGTGATTGCCATCTGCTGCCCGCAGGTTGCCGTCACCTGCGTCGATACGGTGGCCAAGAAAGCGGCCTTCATCAAGCAGGCGGCGCTGGCATTGAGGCTGCCCAACCTGACGGGGCTTCATGCGCGTGTCGAAAGCATCACTGAATCCTTCGACGTGATTTGTTCCCGGGCCTTTGCCTCGCTGGCTGATTTCACCAAGTGGTCCGCCGGCGCGCTGGCGCCGCAGGGTGTCTGGATGGCGATGAAGGGCAAGCATCCGGCCGATGAACTGCTGGCTTTGCCTGAAAACATCGCAATGTTTCACGTGGAACAACTGAAGGTTCCCGGCCTGGATGCCGAGCGCTGCATCCTCTGGCTGCGGCCTGTATCGTAAACTCAAGTCCTCTACTACTGGAGCATTCCATGCCGGGCTCGTTCGTTGGTGTTGCCGACTATGGCGCTTTTGTTGTCGCTATTCTGGTCTTTCTGGCCATTCCCGGCCCCGGCAACCTGGCGCTGATCACCTCGACCGGCAAGGGCGGCATCGCCGGCGGCATGGGCGCCACCTTGGGCGTCATCGCTGGCGACCAGGTGCTGCTGTGGGCTGCCGTGGCGGGCGTTTCGGCCGTCATGGCGGCGTATCCGGCTGCCTTTCATGTGGTCCAGTGGCTGGGCGCTATTTACCTGGCCTGGCTGGGTTTGCGCATGCTGCTGGCCAAGCCCGGCAGCGCACCCATTTTGCAGATCAAGCCGCGCCACTACTTTCGGCAGGCATTGCTGATCACCTTGCTCAACCCCAAGGCCATCGTGTTTTACCTGGCTTTTTTTCCGCTGTTCGTGGACCCGGCGCAGCACCAGGGCCTTAAAACATTTGGCGTGATGGCCGCGACCATCGCCGTGCTGACTTTTTTGTATGGCCTGATGGCGGTGCTGCTGACCTGGAAGCTGGCCGCGCGCCTGCGGGCCAATCCGAAAATATCGGCCACGCTTGAAAAAGCCGCCGGCATGTTCCTGATCGCCTTTGGCATCAAGCTGGCGCTTTCCCGATAGATCGAACACGGCAATCCTGAATTCCCTCAACGGAACGACAACCAACAATACGCTATGGCCAAAATATTCTGCATTGCCAACCAAAAGGGCGGCGTGGGCAAGACCACCACCACCGTCAACCTGGCCGCCGGCCTGGTCCAGGTCGGCCAACGGGTGCTGATGGTGGACCTCGACCCGCAGGGCAATGCCACCATGGGCTCGGGCGTGGACAAGCGCAAGCTGGCCATGACGGTGTATGACGTGCTGTTAGAGGCCGCATCCATCGTCGATGCCCGGGTGCACAGCGAGAAAAGCGGCTATGACGTGCTCGGCGCCAACCGCGAACTCTCGGGCGCCGAGATTGAGCTGGTGCCGCTGGAGCGCCGCGAAAAGCGCCTCAAGCAGGCGCTGGCCAAGGTGGACAAGGACTACGACTTCATCCTGATCGACTGCCCGCCCTCGCTGTCGATGCTCACCCTGAACGGGCTGTGCGCGGCGCATGGCGTGATCGTTCCGATGCAGTGCGAATACTTCGCGCTCGAAGGCGTGACCGACCTGGTCAACACCATCAAGCAGGTGCATGCCAACCTGAACAAGGATCTGCAGATCATCGGCCTGCTGCGCGTCATGTTCGACCCGCGCATCACGCTGCAGCAGCAGGTCAGCGAGCAGCTCAAGGGGCATTTTGGCGACAAGGTGTTCAACACCGTCATTCCGCGCAATGTCCGCCTGGCTGAAGCGCCGAGCTACGGCCTGCCCGGCGTGATCTTCGACCCGTCGTCCAAGGGCGCGCAGGCCTTCGTGGCGTTTGCCCAGGAGATGGTCGGGCGCCTGCTGTAGGTCCGAAGCCTCTTTTATTGATTAAAACTGCCGTTTGCGCATGTCTGGCATGCATTAACAGCTATTAAAAACGTAGCAAATTCATAATCCCTGCGTTTTACCGCCCTGAAGGCTTGAGCGAACCCATGAACCCCCGCAATGTACTGATTCTTCCCGGCTGGCAAGGCAGCGGCCCGGACCACTGGCAAAGCCGCTGGGAGCGCGCTTACGGCTACACCCGCGTTACCCAGCACGACTGGATGCGGCCGCTGCGCGGCGACTGGATTGCGCGGCTCGAAGACGTGCTGCTGTCGTGCGACGAGCCCGCCGTGCTGGTCGCGCACAGCCTGGGCTGCCAGCATGTGGCCGCCTGGGCCGCGCACAGCCGCAACACCCACTTGGTGAAGGCGGCGCTGCTCGTCGCCCCGCCCGATGTCGAGCGCGAGGAACTGCGCGCCCAGCTGCCCAGCTGGTCGCCCGTTGCCCTTGGCCGCTTGCCGTTTGCAACGCGCCTGTTCGCCAGCAGCAACGATCCTTTTTGCAGCCCTGAGCGCGCCCGGCAGTTTGCCGCAGCCTGGGGCGCGGACCTCATCGACGCCGGCCCGCGCGGCCACCTGAATGCCGACAGCGGCCTGGGCGACTGGCCGCAGGCGCATGAACAGCTGCAGCAATTGATGCGCGATGCGTGATACTTCCGCCTGGCCTTCACCCGACAGCGCCTGGCGCCCCTCCCGATTAAAGAAAGACAAGACACCTCCATGGTCACCAAAAAACAAAAAGGCCTGGGTCGCGGGCTCGAAGCGCTGCTCGGCCCGAAGGTCGATGAATCGCCCGAAGCCGCCAATGCCCTGATCGCCGCCAGCAGCCCCGGCCTGCCGGCTTCGCTGCTGCTCGACGACCTGGTGCCCGGCCAGTACCAGCCGCGCACCCGCATGGACGAGGGCGCGCTCTACGAACTGGCCGAATCGATCAAGGTGCAGGGCATCATGCAGCCTATCCTGGTGCGGCGCCTCAAGAGCGGAAGCAACAGCGGCAAGTACGAAATCATCGCCGGCGAACGGCGTTTCCGGGCCGCCCGGCTGGCCGGGCTGGACAGCCTGCCGGTGCTGATCCGCGACGTTCCCGACGAGTCGGCCGCCGCCATGTCGCTGATTGAAAACATCCAGCGCGAAGACCTCAATCCGCTCGAAGAAGCGCAGGGCCTGCAGCGCCTGGTCAAGGAATTCGGCCTGACCCACGAGCTGGCCGCGCAGGCCGTGGGCCGCTCGCGCAGCGCCGCGTCCAATTTGTTGCGCCTGCTGAACCTGGCCGACCCGGTGCAGACCATGCTGATGGCTGGCGACCTGGACATGGGCCATGCGCGCGCGCTGCTGGCGCTGGACCGGGCGACGCAGATCACCGCCGCCAACCAGATCACGGCTAAAAAGTTGTCGGTGCGCGAGGCCGAAAGCCTGGTCAAGAAGCTGGGCAGCGAGTTCTCGCTGACCCCCAACAAGGCCCCGCCTGAAAAATCGCGCGACACCCGCCGCGTTGAAGAAGAACTGGCCGACCTGCTGATGGCCGAGGTGCAAGTGCGCATCAAAAAGCAGGTCAAGCGCAACGGCAAGCGTGAAGATGTCGGTGAACTGGCGATCCAGTTTGCCTCGCTCGATGAAGTCAACGGGCTGATCGAGCGGCTGCGCCGGACGGCCTGACGGGCCTTCAAGCAGCGCTCAACAGACTGGTGGCGCGCAAGCTCAGAGGGTAAAAATCTTCCCCGGATTCATGATGTTCTGCGGGTCGAGCGCGCGCTTGATGGCGCGCATCATGTCCACCGCGCCGCCGCCGGTCTCGCTCAGCAGGAAGTCCATCTTGCCCAGGCCGATGCCGTGCTCGCCGGTGCAGGTGCCTTCCAGGCTCAGGGCTCTGGCCACGAGCTGGTGGTTCAGCGCTTCGGCGGCATCGCGCTCCTGGGCGTTGTCGGGGTCGATCAGGTAGCCGAAGTGAAAATTGCCGTCGCCGACATGGCCGACCAGGAAATAGGGAATGCCGCTGGCTTCGGCCTCGGCCACCGATTCGAGCAGGCAGTCGGCCAGGCGGGAAATCGGCACGCAGGTGTCGGTCGAAATCGCCCGGCAGCCGGGCTTGCTCTGGATGGCCGCAAAGTAGGCGTTGTGGCGCGCCGTCCACAGCCGCGTGCGCTCCTCGGGCGTGCTGGCCCATTCAAAGGCATTGCCGCCGTGGCCGCTGGCCAGTTCCTGCACCAGCTCGGCCTGCTCCTTCACGCCGTTCGGCGTGCCGTGGAACTCCATCAGCAGCATCGGCTCCTCGCGCAGGGCAAGCCGGCTGTGGGCGTTGACCATGCGCACGGTGTGGGCGTCGATCAGCTCGACGCGCGCAATCGGCACGCCCAACTGGATGATCTCGATGGTCGTGCGCACCGCCGCCTCGATGCTCGGGAACGAGCAGACCGCCGCCGAAATTGCCTCGGGCAGCGGGTAGAGCTTGACCGTGACCTCGGTGATCACGCCCAGCGTGCCTTCGCTGCCGACCATCAGGCGCGTCAAATCGTAGCCGGCGGCTGACTTCTTGGCGCGCGTGCCGGTGCGGATGATCTCGCCGCTGGCGGTGACGACTTCAAGCGCCAGCACGTTCTCGCGCATGGTGCCGTAGCGCACGGCATTGGTGCCGCTGGCGCGGGTGGCGCTCATGCCGCCCAGCGTGGCGTCGGCGCCGGGGTCGATGGGAAAGAACAGGCCGGTGCTCTTGATTTCTTCATTGAGCTGCCTGCGCGTCACGCCGGGCTGCACCGTCACCGTCAGGTCTTCCGGGTTGATCGCCAGCACCCGGTTCATGCGGCTCACGTCGATGCTGATGCCACCCTGCACGGCCAGCAGGTGGCCTTCGAGCGAGGTGCCGACGCCAAACGGAATCACCGGCACGCTGTACTGGCCGGCCAGCCTGACCGCGTCGGCCACGTCCTGCGTGCTTTCGGCAAACACCACGGCGGCCGGCGGCGGCGCGGCAAACGAGGACTCGTCGCGGCCATGCTGTTCGCGCACCACCAGGGCGGTCGAGCAGCGCTCGGCAAAGCGGTTTTTCAGCGCGGCTATCAGCGCCTGCGGCGTTTCGCGCTGGAGGATTCCGGGGAGCAGGTGCTTGGGCAGCGGTGCGTTCATGGGGGCTCCTGAGGGGAAAACCGGAGTTTACGGCCTGGGCGCCCTGTGGCGTCAAGCCCGATGGCCTGCTGGCGGCATGAGCATGCACCGGGTTTGCCCAGGCTTGGGTAAAAGCTTGCTAACCTCACTGCCTGCTTCATCAACCTTGCAACTTGCCGCGCCCAGGCGCTTTTACCCTTATGGCCAACAGACTTTCACAAATCGCAACGCGTACCGGCGACAACGGCACCACCGGACTGGGCGACAACACCCGCGTTTCCAAAGACAGCCTGCGGGTTCACGCCATGGGCGACGTCGATGAGCTGAACTCGAACATCGGCGTGCTGCTGTGCGAAGACATGCCGGGCGGCGTGCGCGAAGTGCTGGTCGAGGTGCAGCACCAGCTGTTCAACCTGGGCGGCGAACTGTCGATTCCGGGCTTCGAACTGCTCAAGCCCGAAGCGGTCGCGCTGCTCGACGAGGCGCTGGAAACCTACAACGCCCAGTTGCCGCGCCTGGCCGAGTTCATCCTGCCGGCCGGCTCGCGCGCCGCGTCGCTGGCGCATGTCTGCCGCACCGTGGCGCGCCGCGCCGAGCGCGCCGTGGTGGCGCTGGACAAGGTGGAAACGCTCAAGGAAGCGCCGCGCCTGTACCTGAACCGCCTGAGCGACCTGCTGTTCGTGCTGTCGCGCGTGCTCAACCGCATGAACGGCGGCGACGATGTGTACTGGAAAAGCGAGCGCATGGTGCGCATGGCGCGGGAAGATCAGAAAGACCAGGACAGCCAGCCCTGAGGCCGCGCCGGCCGGCGGCTAGATGTCGTAATGGTCGCCGCCTGGCGCGCCGCTCAAAGTCTGCTCGACGATGGCCCGGTTCAGCGTCGGCGCGAACGACTCGATGAACGCATACACGTAGCTGCGCAGATAGCTGCCGCGCCGCACCGCCAGCTTGGTCAGGTTGATGCCGAACAGCGCGCCGGCATCCAGCGCCCGCAGCGCCGTGTCGCGTTCGGCTTCGTAGGCAATCGACGCCACGATGCCCACGCCCATGCCGAGTTCGACATAGGTCTTGATGACGTCGGCATCCATCGCCGTCAGCACGATGTTGGGCATCAGCTGGTGCTGGGCAAAAGCCTGGTCGATGTGGGTGCGGCCGGTAAAGCCGTTGTCGTAGGTGATCAGGGCAAACTGCGCCAGTCGCTCCAGCGTGAGCGGGCCACTCAGCAAGGCGTGGCCGGGCGGCACGATCACCGAATGCGTCCAGCGGTAGCAGGGCAGGGCGACCAGCTCCGGGTAGCCATTGAGCGCTTCGGTGGCAATACCGACATCGACCTCGCCCGACAGCAGCATCTCGGCGACCTGCTTGGGCGAGCCCTGGTGCAGGTGCAGCTTCACATGGGGAAACTGCGCGCGAAACTCCTGCACCGCCGGCGGCAGCGCATAGCGCGCCTGCGAATGGGTGGCGGCAATCGACAGCAGGCCGTTTTGCTGCGCCATGTATTCCTGGCCGGCTTTTTTCAGGTTGCTGCATTCGAGCAGCAGCCGCTCGACGATGGGCAGCACATGCGCGCCCGGCTCGGTCAGTCCGGTCAGGCGCTTGCCGGCGCGAACGAACAGCTCGATGCCGATTTCTTCCTCCAGCTCGCGGATCTGCCGGCTCACGCCGGGCTGCGAGGTGTGCAGCGCGGTGGCCACGTCGGTCAGGTTGAAGCCGCAGCGCACGGTTTCGCGCACGGAGCGCAGTTGCTGAAAGTTCATGGGGGAGGCCGGGTGTGCGGGGTCAAAAACCGGATTGTGGCTGCATTGTCTTATTTCAGGAACGACTGATTAGTTTGTTCTACATGCGAAAAATGTTTAAGACGTTGATGCAAGGGTGTATCAAGGCTGCCTTGGTGGATTGAGATTGCTATTGAATTAATAGCTACTTGTGCATGATTGGCATGCGCAAAAAGCTTAAATGGTTGTATTTTGAAGGCTTGAGTGGTTTGATGTGGCTTTGGCCTGTTGCTTGGCCTGCTGTTTGGTTGTTTGCTGGGTTGGCTTTTCTGGGTTGGGCTGGCCGGGGGTTGCCCGGCAGCAAGTAACTTTCTTTTGCTTCGCCAAAAGAAAGTCACCAAAGAAAAGGCGACCCGCAGTCCGAGTCCCTACGCTTCGCTTCGGGCAACCTGCGCTACGCCACAAAAGCGGGGGTCCGCGCAAACTCGCTGCGCTCAAACAGCGCGCGGCCCTGATCCCGCTTTTGCGGCGTAGCGCAGGCTCGGCCAGGACGGGTTTGGATCGCAATCGGATTCGGGGAGTAGAACGCGCTTGCGCGTTCTGCGTATTCGGCTGTTGGCTGCTGGTATTGGTTTTTTCTCCCGAGCCCCCCTTCTGTCAGCGCTGAGGAACGGAGCTTCAGGCGGATCAGGGCCGCGCGCTGTTTGAGCGCAGCGAGTTTGCGCGGACCCCGCCTGAAGCGAGTACCGCAGGGTGCCCGAAGCGAAGCGTAGGGTCGCGGACAGCAGGGTCGCCTTTCTTTTGCTTACTTTTCTTTGGCGAAGCAAAGAAAAGTGAGTCGCTGCCGGGCGACTCCCGGCCAGCCCAACCACGAAAAGTCAACCACCACAAGCTTCAGACCAGGTGCAGCGCTTCCTGTACAGCCGCCACCGGCCGCATGTCGCCAGTCTTGAGGTAGCGCGAATGCCACGACAAGGCCTCGTCCAGCAGGTGCGGCGTGTGCTTTCCGGCAGCCGTCTTCAGCGAGCGCTCAAAGTAATCGAGCAGCGCCGGGCGGAAATCGGGATGGGCGCATTTTTCGATGATCAGCCGCGCCCGCTGCGTCGGCGACAGGCCGCGCAAATCGGCCAGGCCCTGCTCGGTGACGATGATTTCCACGTCGTGCTCGGTGTGGTCCACATGCGAGGCCATCGGCACGATGCAGGAAATGGCGCCATCCTTGGCCACCGACGGTGTCATGAAGAACGACAGATACGCGTTGCGCGCGAAGTCGCCCGAGCCGCCGATGCCGTTCATGATGCTCGACCCCATGATGTGCGTCGAGTTGACGTTGCCGTAGAGGTCGGCCTCGATCATCGCGTTCATCGCGATCACGCCCAGGCGGCGCACCACCTCGGGGTGGTTGCTGATTTCCTGCGGCCGCAGCACGATGCGCTCGCGGTAGAAGTCGATGTTCTCGTTGAAGTCGGCCAGCGCCACGGGGCTGAACGACAGCGCGGTGGCCGACGCCATCGCCAGCGTGCCCGAGCGCAGCATGTCGAGCATGCCGTCCTGCAGCACCTCGGTGTAGGCCGTCAAGTCCTTGAACGGGCCGTCGTTCAGTCCGGCCAGCACGGCGTTGGCGATGTTGCCCACGCCCGACTGCAGCGGCAGCAGCTCGGCCGGCAGGCGGCCCAGCTTCACTTCCTGCTGCAAAAATTCAATGATGTGGCTGGCGATGCGCTGTGAATTCTCGTCCGGCGCGGCAAAGGCCGAGTTGCGGTCGGGCTGGCTGGTCGGCACCACGGCGATCACCTTGTCCAGGTCGCACGTCAGGTAGGGCTCGCCGATGCGGTCGCCGGGGCCGGTCAGCGGAATCGGCTGGCGGTGCGGCGGCAGGCGCGTGCCGTAATAGATGTCGTGCATGCCTTCGAGGCCGGGGTTTTGCAGCGTGTTGACTTCCAGGATGATCTGGTCGGCCTGGTCCAGCCAGGTCTTGTTGTTGCCGACCGACGACGACGGAATCAGCCGCCCGTCCGGCAGGATGCCCGCCACCTCGACGACGGCGACGCTGAGCTTGCCCAGGAAGCCGAACCAGACAAACTGCGCCACGTTGGACAGGTGCATGTCGGTGTACTGCATTTCGCCGGCATTGATCTGCCGGCGGCAGGTCGGGTCCGACTGGTAGGGCAGGCGCATCTCGATGCCGTGCACCTTGGCCAGCGCGCCGTCGAGTTCGGGCGCGGTCGAGGCGCCGGTCCACAGGCCGATGCGGAATTCCTCGCCCGCCGCGTGCAGGCTCTCGATGCGCCGCGCCAGCGCCTGCGGCACCGCCTTCGGGTAGCCGGCACCGGTAAAGCCGCTCATGCCGACATTGGCGCCGGCGGGTATCAGCGCGGCGGCCTCGTCGGCCGACATGATTTTGGTTCTCAGGGCAGGGTTCTGCACGCGATCAGCGAAAGACATCAGGGGCACTCCGGGGTAGTGGCGACAGCGCGTCAGCGCCAGGGAAATGCCCGAATCTTATCAGTCCGGCATTTTGTGTTAAGGGTAAACCCTGATCTCGCATCCGTGGATGCCGTGTCGCGCCCTTGCCAAGCCCTGCCGGACCCGCCCCAGGAGAAACGCTGGCGACTCACTTTTTAATAGCTGATCAGGCATACACATCAAGCGCAAAAGCCCGATTTGAGCATTATTTTGGTCACTGGAAGGCCGGCGCCTACAGCCGATTGGCGGTTTGTCGCGTGCGTGTTGCGTATCCGGGCGGTTTAAGCTGGCGGCTATGCCCGTGACTGCATCCGCCCCATGACGCGCACCCGCCAATGGCTGCTGGGCGCGGGCGTTGCCGCAGGCATGCTGGCCCTGCTGGCGGCGCTGCTGCTCAGCCTGGTTCCTTCGGATGAGGAACTGGCCGCTCGCGCCTCCGCCGAGCTGGAGGCGGCGCTGGGCGTTCCGGTCCGCGTCGGCGCGCTGCACTGGCGCCTGAGGCCCACGCCCACGGTGGTCATCGAGGAGGTCGCCACCGGCCAGCCCCAGCCGATTGAAATCAAAAGGCTCACCGCCCATCTCAACACCTCCGCGCTCTGGCAACGCCGCATGAAGGTGGACCTGGCCGTCGTGCAGGGCGCCGTGCTGCCGCAGCTGTCACTGCGCGGACTGGGCCGCAAGCCCGCAGCGGCAGAGGCCGGGCCGGCGCGCGAATTCACGCTGGACGAGGTGCCGATGGCGCGCATCGAGTTTGGCGATGTCACCTGGATTTCGCGCCACGGCATTCGCGTGGTGTACGAAGGGGAGGCGGATTTCGATGCCGCCTGGCGGCCGCGCACGGCCCGGCTTCGCCGTCCGCAAACCAGTCCGCCCGCCGACCTGGCGCTGGCCCGCAAGGGGCAAGACGACCGCTGGGAAGTGCGCAGCCACATCGGCGGCGGAACGGCTGATGGCGAGCTGCTGCTGCACACCAGCGGCCAGGGCGGCCTGCGCCTCACGGGCCAGCTCCAGCCGCGCCATATCGAGGTGGCCAGCGCCTTGCAGGCCTTCAACCGCCGCGCCATCATCGCGGGCAAGGCGTCGGGCGAAACCACGCTGTCGGCCAGCGGCGCCACGGCGGGCGAATTGGCCCGGTCGCTGCATACCACCACGTCGTTCAGCATGGGCCGCTCGACGCTGCTGCGCTTTGACCTGGACAAGGCCATTCGCAGCCTCGGCCAGGCGCATGCGGGGCAAACCCCGCTGGATTCCGTCACCGGCCAGATCGACACCCAGAACACGCCGCAAGGCATGGTGGTGACCTTCAGCCGGCTGCAAGCCCGCTCGGGCGCATTCAGCGCATCGGGCAAGGCGCGCGTTGCCGAGCTGCGCATTCAGGCCGAACTGGCGGTTGACCTGGTCGATGGTGTGGTCGGCGTGCCCTTGACGCTCAGCGGTCCGCTGGACAAGGTCCAGGTGTCGGTGCCGGCCAGCGCCCTGGCCGGCGCCGCCGCCGGAACCGCCGTGCTGCCGGGCATCGGCACGGCGATAGGCGCGCGGATCGGGGCGGCCATCGGCAAGCTGTTCGGTTCGGAGCCCGAGCCCGCCGCCGGGCCGCGTCCCGCGCCCGGCAAGCAGTGACGCCGCCAGCGCCGGCGCTTCGGTTTTGCTGCTGTCTGTCGGACAAGGCCCTGAAAAGCATGTTTTTACAGGGCTCTGCTAAGCTTGATGCTTTTAGTCTGCTATTCAATACCCCGACCATGTCCCAACACCCGACCGCCTTGTTCACGCCCACCTCGCTGGAGCGTGCGCTGGACCAGAATGAAGCCATCCAGGAGACGGTCGAGCAGTCGGCCGCCGAGTTGTGCGTGATCAACGCGGTGCTCCAGCAGGAAGTGCCGGAGCATGTCAAGACCGGCGATGTGGCGCAGGCGCTGCAGAAAACCGATGAGCTCGAAAGCCGGATTCAAACCTCCGCCGAGAACCTGGAGCAGGTCAACCAGGCGCTGAAAGAGGAAATCCAGGTGCGCGCCGACCTGGAGCGCCAGCTGGCCGCGACCCAGGCCGAACTGGACCAGGTGCAGAACTCCGCGCAGAACCATGCGCAGGCCGGCGCGCAGGGCCGGTCGTCCTCCTGCTAAGCAGCCGCCGGACCGGCCGGCGCATGCGCATGCGCTTGAGCCGGTTTATTTCTTGCGGTCGAGCAGCGCATGCAGCAAGATGGCGCCAAAGGTCGCCGTGCCAATGCCGCCCAGTGCAAACTGGCCGAACTTCAGCGTGAAGTCGCCGGTGCCCAGCACCAGCGTGATGGCGGCCACCAGCAGGTTCTTGTTGTCCGAAAAATCCACCCGGTTATCGACCCAGATCTTCGCGCCCGCCACCGCGATCAGGCCGAACACCACGATGCTCACGCCGCCCATCACCGGCAGCGGAATCGCCTGGATCAGCGCGCCGAACTTGGGGCTGAAACCCAGCGCCACCGCGATCAGCGCGGCGAACACAAACACCGCAGTCGAATAAATCCGGGTCGCCGCCATCACGCCGATGTTTTCGGCATAGGTCGTCACGCCGGTGCCGCCCAGGCTGCCAGACACCATGGTCGCCACGCCGTCGCCGATGAAGGCGCGGCCCATGTAGCGGTCCAGGTTCTTGCCGGTCATGGCCGTCACCGCCTTGATATGGCCGAGGTTTTCGGCGACCAGAATGATGACCACCGGAACGATCAGCAGCATGGCGCTGGTGCTGAACACCGGGGTGGTGAAGCCCGGCATGCCGAACCAGTCCGCCTTCGCCATGCTGGAGAGGTCAATCGGCTTGCCCAGCCCCAGGCCGTTGGTCAGCAGCGCATAGACCAGCGACGAGGCGATCAGCCCGATCAGAATCAGGAGGCGCTGCAGCATGCCGCGCGCCAGCACCGCCACCAGCGCCACGCTGACGAAGGTGACGACCTGCATCCACGCGTCAAAGTTGCTGGCCGCCATGTTCTTGACCGGGATGCTGGCCAGGTTCAGGCCGATGACCGCCACCACGGCGCCGGTGACCACCGGCGGCATGAAGCGCTCGATCCAGCGCGTGCCGACCGCCTGCACCAGCGCGCCGATGGCCGCATAGACCGCGCCACAGGCGATGATGCCGCCCAGCGCCAGGCCAATATTCGCATTCGGCCCCTTGCCGGCATAGCCGGTGGCGGCGATCACCACGCCGATGAAGGCAAAGCTCGAACCGAGGTAGCTGGGCACCTTGCCGCCGGTGACGGCAAAAAAGATCAGCGTGCCGATGCCGCTCATCAAGATGGCAATGTTGGGATCGAAGCCCATCAGCAGCGGCGCCAGCACTGTCGAGCCGAACATCGCAATCACATGCTGCACGCCCATGAGTGCCGTTTGCGGCCAGGGCAGCCGCTCGTCCGGCCCGATGACCCCGCCCTG comes from Polaromonas naphthalenivorans CJ2 and encodes:
- a CDS encoding CysB family HTH-type transcriptional regulator — translated: MNFQQLRSVRETVRCGFNLTDVATALHTSQPGVSRQIRELEEEIGIELFVRAGKRLTGLTEPGAHVLPIVERLLLECSNLKKAGQEYMAQQNGLLSIAATHSQARYALPPAVQEFRAQFPHVKLHLHQGSPKQVAEMLLSGEVDVGIATEALNGYPELVALPCYRWTHSVIVPPGHALLSGPLTLERLAQFALITYDNGFTGRTHIDQAFAQHQLMPNIVLTAMDADVIKTYVELGMGVGIVASIAYEAERDTALRALDAGALFGINLTKLAVRRGSYLRSYVYAFIESFAPTLNRAIVEQTLSGAPGGDHYDI
- a CDS encoding RBBP9/YdeN family alpha/beta hydrolase, translated to MNPRNVLILPGWQGSGPDHWQSRWERAYGYTRVTQHDWMRPLRGDWIARLEDVLLSCDEPAVLVAHSLGCQHVAAWAAHSRNTHLVKAALLVAPPDVEREELRAQLPSWSPVALGRLPFATRLFASSNDPFCSPERARQFAAAWGADLIDAGPRGHLNADSGLGDWPQAHEQLQQLMRDA
- a CDS encoding ParB/RepB/Spo0J family partition protein — encoded protein: MVTKKQKGLGRGLEALLGPKVDESPEAANALIAASSPGLPASLLLDDLVPGQYQPRTRMDEGALYELAESIKVQGIMQPILVRRLKSGSNSGKYEIIAGERRFRAARLAGLDSLPVLIRDVPDESAAAMSLIENIQREDLNPLEEAQGLQRLVKEFGLTHELAAQAVGRSRSAASNLLRLLNLADPVQTMLMAGDLDMGHARALLALDRATQITAANQITAKKLSVREAESLVKKLGSEFSLTPNKAPPEKSRDTRRVEEELADLLMAEVQVRIKKQVKRNGKREDVGELAIQFASLDEVNGLIERLRRTA
- the rsmG gene encoding 16S rRNA (guanine(527)-N(7))-methyltransferase RsmG, yielding MMAATEQNLRSTLKVGLEALQLQLSEQQINQLLAYQAMIAKWTQVYNLTSVRDPAEMMTHHLLDSLAAVPALQRYLHRSGLEQGSRLLDVGSGAGLPGVVIAICCPQVAVTCVDTVAKKAAFIKQAALALRLPNLTGLHARVESITESFDVICSRAFASLADFTKWSAGALAPQGVWMAMKGKHPADELLALPENIAMFHVEQLKVPGLDAERCILWLRPVS
- a CDS encoding LysE family transporter; protein product: MPGSFVGVADYGAFVVAILVFLAIPGPGNLALITSTGKGGIAGGMGATLGVIAGDQVLLWAAVAGVSAVMAAYPAAFHVVQWLGAIYLAWLGLRMLLAKPGSAPILQIKPRHYFRQALLITLLNPKAIVFYLAFFPLFVDPAQHQGLKTFGVMAATIAVLTFLYGLMAVLLTWKLAARLRANPKISATLEKAAGMFLIAFGIKLALSR
- a CDS encoding FAD-binding oxidoreductase translates to MNAPLPKHLLPGILQRETPQALIAALKNRFAERCSTALVVREQHGRDESSFAAPPPAAVVFAESTQDVADAVRLAGQYSVPVIPFGVGTSLEGHLLAVQGGISIDVSRMNRVLAINPEDLTVTVQPGVTRRQLNEEIKSTGLFFPIDPGADATLGGMSATRASGTNAVRYGTMRENVLALEVVTASGEIIRTGTRAKKSAAGYDLTRLMVGSEGTLGVITEVTVKLYPLPEAISAAVCSFPSIEAAVRTTIEIIQLGVPIARVELIDAHTVRMVNAHSRLALREEPMLLMEFHGTPNGVKEQAELVQELASGHGGNAFEWASTPEERTRLWTARHNAYFAAIQSKPGCRAISTDTCVPISRLADCLLESVAEAEASGIPYFLVGHVGDGNFHFGYLIDPDNAQERDAAEALNHQLVARALSLEGTCTGEHGIGLGKMDFLLSETGGGAVDMMRAIKRALDPQNIMNPGKIFTL
- a CDS encoding cob(I)yrinic acid a,c-diamide adenosyltransferase, which encodes MANRLSQIATRTGDNGTTGLGDNTRVSKDSLRVHAMGDVDELNSNIGVLLCEDMPGGVREVLVEVQHQLFNLGGELSIPGFELLKPEAVALLDEALETYNAQLPRLAEFILPAGSRAASLAHVCRTVARRAERAVVALDKVETLKEAPRLYLNRLSDLLFVLSRVLNRMNGGDDVYWKSERMVRMAREDQKDQDSQP
- a CDS encoding ParA family protein, whose protein sequence is MAKIFCIANQKGGVGKTTTTVNLAAGLVQVGQRVLMVDLDPQGNATMGSGVDKRKLAMTVYDVLLEAASIVDARVHSEKSGYDVLGANRELSGAEIELVPLERREKRLKQALAKVDKDYDFILIDCPPSLSMLTLNGLCAAHGVIVPMQCEYFALEGVTDLVNTIKQVHANLNKDLQIIGLLRVMFDPRITLQQQVSEQLKGHFGDKVFNTVIPRNVRLAEAPSYGLPGVIFDPSSKGAQAFVAFAQEMVGRLL